The genomic stretch CCAGCGCGGCCACCGAGTCGGCCTGGCGCAGCCAGTTCAGCTCGAAATAGCGGCCTACCAGCACCAGCCCCAGCCCCAGGACCACCACCGCGCTGGAGTAGATGTCGGTGGAGAAGTGCAGGGCGTCGGCAGCCAGGGCCTGGCTGTCATAGCGCTCGGCGATGCGCTTGAGCGCGCGCGAGCGCCAGAAGTCCACTCCCATGGAGACGAACATCACCAGGAAGGCGGCCAGGGTGGGCTCCACGTGAAAAGGCAGGCGGCCCAGCAGCCGCCGCACCGCCTCCCAGATGATCCACACGCAGGTGGCCAGCAGCAGCCCCGTCTCCAGGAAGGCGGAGAAGTTCTCGAACTTGCCGTGGCCGTACGTGTGGTCGGCGTCGGCGGGCTTGTCGGAGACGCGGATGGAGAGCAAGGTGACCACCGCGGCCACCAGGTCCAGGCCGGAGTGCAGCGCCTCGGAGAGGATGCCCAGGCTGCCGGTGGAGACACCGACGACGAACTTCAGGGCGGTGATCCCCAGCGCTGCCAGCACGGAGTTGCGTGCCACCAGACGCTTCTCCGAGCGCATGGCCTCGGCGTTCATGACCTGGGAAGTCGCTGCCATCTCCCGCCATTATCGCCGCTCGCGAGCAGAGCTGGAAATGGCTTTTGATCCGGGGAGCGCGGGCGGCCTGCGCCCGCCCCGGCCACCGGCGCGCCGCCGCTTGTGCTAGCATCATGGATTCGCGCTTCAATCCCTGGAGGCTTCCATCCCATGCGGTATCTCGCTCTGCTCGCCTTGCTCTGCGCCACCCTGGCTGCGGCCCAGGGAGCGCCCGGTACCACGCCGCAGCGACCCGCGGCTCCGGCCCCCGTGGCTCCCGCCCCGGTTGCCCCCGACACTCCCGTCATCACCATCGAGGGCTACTGCCCGGCCACCGAGTCCGGCAAGGTGCAGTTGCAGAATGCCCTGGCGCCGCCCTGCCGCATGGTGGTCACGCGCGAGCAGTTCGAGCGCCTGGCCAAGGCCATCAGCCCCGAGGCTAAACCCGCCGAGATGACCCGCTTCGCTCACGCCTACGCCCAGTACATGGTGGCGGCCAACGACGCCATCAAGCTGGGCCTCGACAAGAGCCCGGAGGCGGCCACCCTCCTGGACTATCTGCGGCTGCAGGCTCTCTCCACCGTGCTGCAGAACCACTATCGCGACGACGTCAAGAACATCTCCGACGCCGAGCTGCAGAGCTACTACAACGACAACGTCGCCCAGTTCGAGGAGATCCAGTTGGAGCGCCTCTACGTCCCCAAGGCGGTGAACGGCCAGAGGCAGGATGAGGCCGCGGTCAAGGCTAAAGCCGAAGCTCTGCGCGCCCGCGCCGCCGCCGGCGAGGCCTTCGACGCCCTGCAGAAGGAAGCCTGGGGCACGAACCAGCAGGCGCCCCCGCCCACCAAGGTCGGGCCCCTGCGCCGCGGCGCCAT from Terriglobales bacterium encodes the following:
- a CDS encoding cation diffusion facilitator family transporter, which translates into the protein MAATSQVMNAEAMRSEKRLVARNSVLAALGITALKFVVGVSTGSLGILSEALHSGLDLVAAVVTLLSIRVSDKPADADHTYGHGKFENFSAFLETGLLLATCVWIIWEAVRRLLGRLPFHVEPTLAAFLVMFVSMGVDFWRSRALKRIAERYDSQALAADALHFSTDIYSSAVVVLGLGLVLVGRYFELNWLRQADSVAAL
- a CDS encoding peptidylprolyl isomerase, with protein sequence MRYLALLALLCATLAAAQGAPGTTPQRPAAPAPVAPAPVAPDTPVITIEGYCPATESGKVQLQNALAPPCRMVVTREQFERLAKAISPEAKPAEMTRFAHAYAQYMVAANDAIKLGLDKSPEAATLLDYLRLQALSTVLQNHYRDDVKNISDAELQSYYNDNVAQFEEIQLERLYVPKAVNGQRQDEAAVKAKAEALRARAAAGEAFDALQKEAWGTNQQAPPPTKVGPLRRGAMPTPLENQIFALKVGEISPVLDEQPGYYIIRMIGRRTLPFADVKDQIHDQLEKKKFADLMRGVLELKPALNPSYFTTPAPGSQP